The Salvia miltiorrhiza cultivar Shanhuang (shh) chromosome 2, IMPLAD_Smil_shh, whole genome shotgun sequence DNA window tattacaaattttgcatattgaattaattttttgtaaatttatctttttatctTTGCATTTTATTAGGCGTGCAGGACTGCAAGTCACGGATTTTGTTGGAGGATTTTTCAAACAATCCGTGTTGTTAGCCACATATATGGAGCGTATTGTTCCCGTTCCACATCCTACGTATTGGAATGTGCCCGATGAGATATCAGCCTATGTTGTGAAACCCCCGGATATCACGGTCCATGCGGGACGATCGAAGTTGAGTAGGGCTCGTTCAGCAGTTGAGGGTCCTCCTAATTCGGGTCCTCCTAATTCGGGTACTCCTAATTCTCGACCTCAAGTATGCTCACGTTGCAAGGGTAGATGTCACAATGCCCGGAGATGCAAAGCGCAAGTACTTGCATTGGACTTGAATGTGCCGGTGGAGGGTGTCGAGCAACCACCCGATGCACGAAGGCGGCGAAAGAATAAATGCGGCATTTGTAGGAGTGGAACACACACTAGGAATGCATGTCCTCAAAATGTTGGGTCGTGAGTGATTTTGAATCTTTGATCTTCAAAATGTTGTTGGAATGTTGTTGGATGTTTACTTGTTGTTTGGGGTCTGATTTTGTTGTTGGTATTTGTTGAACTTgctttaaaattcgaaaaacAGGGGTTTTGGGGGTGAACAAGGGCTGAATGGGCTCTGTACACGGTTAgaccctaaccgtgtacagtTTCACGAAACCGTGCACGCAACCGTGCACGGAAGAACTCGCAACCGTGCACGGTTACACGGTTAGGGTCTGTCCGTGTGCGGTACACGGTTCTGAGTTCTTCCGTGCACGGTTTCGAGAAACGGTACACGGTTAGGGCCTAACCGTGTACAGAGCCCTTGTTCACCCCAAAAACACCTgtttttcgaattttaaagcAAGTTCAACAAATACCAACAACAAATTCAGACCccaatcaaatcaaattcattTAAACAAAATGATAATCAAATCAATGACAATTACAAAAATTATCATCAAATCAATGATAAAATGATAATCAAATCAAAGCAGCGGGAATTGGGGTACACAATTCCCATATCCTAACAGCTATTATGTAGCGATATTTTTCTACATCCCTATTGGTTCTCATCCGTTCCCGTTTCGGTTTTCCACATACCAGACGATCTAAGTAAGCACATGCATACATACCACAACTAATGCTGTCCTGTTGCAAAAATTGCTGGTTGTGGGGCATCATCACATACGCCATCTCTGCATCAGCAGCATGCACAAACCTGTTGGGATTGTTATCCCAATGCCCCACAGTATGCAACAATCTAAGCATCAAACGAGTTATGCACCTCATTGAAGCTCATCGACGTTGTGTGGCCCCTTCAACATGTGACAGAGAATCATACACTCGAACCTCCCATCGTTCGATAGAAATGACCACAGTGCACCAATGACTCGCGTTGACATTGCAAATAGTAAGAATCTGCATTGATAGTGATGATTCGAAAAAAACTTAGAAACTAAACCCCATTGATAGTAATGTCGCATTGCCCTTAAGAATTACTAAGCTTACCTCATTAGCCTCCAACCAATGCCACGTATGATCTGCATCAGTGCCCTGGAACATTGTGATGAGATTGTAGGGCACATTCCAATGTGTGTATGCATTTCGCTCTGGTGGATTATTCCCGTGGGGATCCTCTGGATGCAGCATACCATACTCTCTGTATAGGGT harbors:
- the LOC131012329 gene encoding uncharacterized protein LOC131012329; protein product: MVNQEYIVHRGRTQLQPGISRVRTPVAATVLYDTLYREYGMLHPEDPHGNNPPERNAYTHWNVPYNLITMFQGTDADHTWHWLEANEILTICNVNASHWCTVVISIERWEVRVYDSLSHVEGATQRR